The following proteins are co-located in the Apium graveolens cultivar Ventura chromosome 5, ASM990537v1, whole genome shotgun sequence genome:
- the LOC141661762 gene encoding F-box/kelch-repeat protein SKIP6-like isoform X3, which translates to MAEKTTDPPPQPLIPNLPNDISLQCIARIPRPHHPYLSLISKSFHSTLHSPEFFATRCLLNSTQQSLYLNIRVNSSFKWFGKWEIGAKMRVCREFAAAGVVNGRIYVMGGCVGDNFVKSSNWAEVYDPGVGVWKAVESPVEVRDKWMHASCVLDGRIYAMADRGGVVYNVGNGEWRRSVPKRLDLGWRGRAAVAGGVMYCYDFLGKIRGYDVERDRWKELRGVERSLPKFLCGATMASLNGNLCVVWERKGGKNEVEIICAEIEVGKDEDGGLSGVVLWSDVVLRVPFGSSVVHCLSVDFWCVHMKACNLCNV; encoded by the exons ATGGCTGAAAAAACCACCGATCCACCACCACAGCCGCTGATCCCAAACCTCCCAAACGACATCTCTCTCCAATGCATAGCTCGAATCCCAAGACCCCACCACCCCTATCTCTCTCTCATCTCCAAATCTTTCCATTCCACTCTCCACTCCCCCGAATTCTTCGCAACTCGCTGTCTCCTCAACTCAACTCAGCAATCTCTTTACCTCAACATCCGAGTCAACTCGTCTTTCAAATG GTTTGGGAAATGGGAAATTGGGGCTAAAATGAGGGTGTGTAGAGAATTCGCTGCGGCGGGGGTGGTGAATGGGAGGATTTATGTGATGGGTGGTTGTGTTGGGGATAATTTTGTGAAATCGAGTAATTGGGCGGAAGTTTATGATCCCGGGGTTGGGGTTTGGAAGGCGGTGGAGAGTCCGGTTGAGGTTAGGGATAAGTGGATGCATGCTAGTTGTGTTTTAGATGGGAGAATTTACGCAATGGCGGATAGGGGTGGAGTGGTTTATAATGTGGGGAATGGGGAGTGGAGGAGGAGTGTTCCGAAAAGGCTTGATTTAGGGTGGAGGGGACGGGCTGCGGTTGCGGGTGGGGTTATGTATTGTTATGATTTTTTGGGGAAGATTAGGGGGTATGATGTGGAGAGAGATAGGTGGAAGGAGTTGAGGGGAGTGGAAAGAAGTTTGCCGAAGTTTTTGTGTGGTGCGACGATGGCGAGTTTGAATGGGAATTTGTGTGTGGTATGGGAAAGGAAAGGGGGGAAGAATGAGGTGGAGATTATATGTGCGGAGATTGAGGTTGGGAAGGATGAGGATGGGGGGTTGAGTGGAGTGGTTTTGTGGTCAGATGTGGTACTTCGTGTTCCGTTTGGGTCTTCGGTGGTGCATTGCCTCTCGGTGGATTT TTGGTGTGTGCATATGAAAGCATGCAATCTTTGCAATGTTTAG
- the LOC141661762 gene encoding F-box/kelch-repeat protein SKIP6-like isoform X2, with translation MAEKTTDPPPQPLIPNLPNDISLQCIARIPRPHHPYLSLISKSFHSTLHSPEFFATRCLLNSTQQSLYLNIRVNSSFKWYTLNQQTHLVKTPNFLSPLANIKKQPIGSCFAVLGFKIYVIGGSVNEIASNDVWVFDCRFGKWEIGAKMRVCREFAAAGVVNGRIYVMGGCVGDNFVKSSNWAEVYDPGVGVWKAVESPVEVRDKWMHASCVLDGRIYAMADRGGVVYNVGNGEWRRSVPKRLDLGWRGRAAVAGGVMYCYDFLGKIRGYDVERDRWKELRGVERSLPKFLCGATMASLNGNLCVVWERKGGKNEVEIICAEIEVGKDEDGGLSGVVLWSDVVLRVPFGSSVVHCLSVDL, from the coding sequence ATGGCTGAAAAAACCACCGATCCACCACCACAGCCGCTGATCCCAAACCTCCCAAACGACATCTCTCTCCAATGCATAGCTCGAATCCCAAGACCCCACCACCCCTATCTCTCTCTCATCTCCAAATCTTTCCATTCCACTCTCCACTCCCCCGAATTCTTCGCAACTCGCTGTCTCCTCAACTCAACTCAGCAATCTCTTTACCTCAACATCCGAGTCAACTCGTCTTTCAAATGGTACACTCTCAATCAACAAACCCATCTTGTTAAAACCCCTAATTTTTTAAGCCCTCTTGCTAATATCAAGAAACAGCCCATTGGGTCTTGTTTTGCTGTGTTGGGGTTTAAAATTTATGTGATTGGTGGGTCTGTTAATGAGATTGCGTCGAATGATGTGTGGGTTTTTGATTGTAGGTTTGGGAAATGGGAAATTGGGGCTAAAATGAGGGTGTGTAGAGAATTCGCTGCGGCGGGGGTGGTGAATGGGAGGATTTATGTGATGGGTGGTTGTGTTGGGGATAATTTTGTGAAATCGAGTAATTGGGCGGAAGTTTATGATCCCGGGGTTGGGGTTTGGAAGGCGGTGGAGAGTCCGGTTGAGGTTAGGGATAAGTGGATGCATGCTAGTTGTGTTTTAGATGGGAGAATTTACGCAATGGCGGATAGGGGTGGAGTGGTTTATAATGTGGGGAATGGGGAGTGGAGGAGGAGTGTTCCGAAAAGGCTTGATTTAGGGTGGAGGGGACGGGCTGCGGTTGCGGGTGGGGTTATGTATTGTTATGATTTTTTGGGGAAGATTAGGGGGTATGATGTGGAGAGAGATAGGTGGAAGGAGTTGAGGGGAGTGGAAAGAAGTTTGCCGAAGTTTTTGTGTGGTGCGACGATGGCGAGTTTGAATGGGAATTTGTGTGTGGTATGGGAAAGGAAAGGGGGGAAGAATGAGGTGGAGATTATATGTGCGGAGATTGAGGTTGGGAAGGATGAGGATGGGGGGTTGAGTGGAGTGGTTTTGTGGTCAGATGTGGTACTTCGTGTTCCGTTTGGGTCTTCGGTGGTGCATTGCCTCTCGGTGGATTTGTGA
- the LOC141661762 gene encoding F-box/kelch-repeat protein SKIP6-like isoform X1, with protein sequence MAEKTTDPPPQPLIPNLPNDISLQCIARIPRPHHPYLSLISKSFHSTLHSPEFFATRCLLNSTQQSLYLNIRVNSSFKWYTLNQQTHLVKTPNFLSPLANIKKQPIGSCFAVLGFKIYVIGGSVNEIASNDVWVFDCRFGKWEIGAKMRVCREFAAAGVVNGRIYVMGGCVGDNFVKSSNWAEVYDPGVGVWKAVESPVEVRDKWMHASCVLDGRIYAMADRGGVVYNVGNGEWRRSVPKRLDLGWRGRAAVAGGVMYCYDFLGKIRGYDVERDRWKELRGVERSLPKFLCGATMASLNGNLCVVWERKGGKNEVEIICAEIEVGKDEDGGLSGVVLWSDVVLRVPFGSSVVHCLSVDFWCVHMKACNLCNV encoded by the exons ATGGCTGAAAAAACCACCGATCCACCACCACAGCCGCTGATCCCAAACCTCCCAAACGACATCTCTCTCCAATGCATAGCTCGAATCCCAAGACCCCACCACCCCTATCTCTCTCTCATCTCCAAATCTTTCCATTCCACTCTCCACTCCCCCGAATTCTTCGCAACTCGCTGTCTCCTCAACTCAACTCAGCAATCTCTTTACCTCAACATCCGAGTCAACTCGTCTTTCAAATGGTACACTCTCAATCAACAAACCCATCTTGTTAAAACCCCTAATTTTTTAAGCCCTCTTGCTAATATCAAGAAACAGCCCATTGGGTCTTGTTTTGCTGTGTTGGGGTTTAAAATTTATGTGATTGGTGGGTCTGTTAATGAGATTGCGTCGAATGATGTGTGGGTTTTTGATTGTAGGTTTGGGAAATGGGAAATTGGGGCTAAAATGAGGGTGTGTAGAGAATTCGCTGCGGCGGGGGTGGTGAATGGGAGGATTTATGTGATGGGTGGTTGTGTTGGGGATAATTTTGTGAAATCGAGTAATTGGGCGGAAGTTTATGATCCCGGGGTTGGGGTTTGGAAGGCGGTGGAGAGTCCGGTTGAGGTTAGGGATAAGTGGATGCATGCTAGTTGTGTTTTAGATGGGAGAATTTACGCAATGGCGGATAGGGGTGGAGTGGTTTATAATGTGGGGAATGGGGAGTGGAGGAGGAGTGTTCCGAAAAGGCTTGATTTAGGGTGGAGGGGACGGGCTGCGGTTGCGGGTGGGGTTATGTATTGTTATGATTTTTTGGGGAAGATTAGGGGGTATGATGTGGAGAGAGATAGGTGGAAGGAGTTGAGGGGAGTGGAAAGAAGTTTGCCGAAGTTTTTGTGTGGTGCGACGATGGCGAGTTTGAATGGGAATTTGTGTGTGGTATGGGAAAGGAAAGGGGGGAAGAATGAGGTGGAGATTATATGTGCGGAGATTGAGGTTGGGAAGGATGAGGATGGGGGGTTGAGTGGAGTGGTTTTGTGGTCAGATGTGGTACTTCGTGTTCCGTTTGGGTCTTCGGTGGTGCATTGCCTCTCGGTGGATTT TTGGTGTGTGCATATGAAAGCATGCAATCTTTGCAATGTTTAG